In one window of Pseudomonas chlororaphis subsp. chlororaphis DNA:
- a CDS encoding GntR family transcriptional regulator — MSKPGQLVLVALRKMIASGELAAGERLMEIPTAELFGVSRMPVRMAFRTLEQEGLLVRFGGRGFQVRSVSAEDIAGAVEVRGVLEGLAARQTAERGLSEAARAALELCLAQGDQLFAKGYVTEDDLEVYHDLNMRFHQVIVEGSHNPAIADALARNDHLPFASVTALAVDRQDMAREYRRFNYAHMQHHSVFDALVNRQGARAEAIMREHANATLRYAEIFSSAAADERMKVILRPA; from the coding sequence ATGAGTAAGCCCGGTCAATTGGTGCTGGTCGCGTTGCGCAAGATGATCGCCTCGGGCGAGTTGGCGGCGGGAGAGCGGCTGATGGAGATTCCGACCGCGGAGTTGTTCGGGGTGTCGCGGATGCCGGTGCGCATGGCGTTCCGTACCCTGGAGCAGGAAGGCTTGCTGGTGCGGTTTGGCGGGCGGGGGTTCCAGGTGCGTTCGGTGAGTGCCGAGGACATCGCCGGCGCGGTCGAGGTGCGGGGGGTGCTCGAAGGGCTGGCGGCGCGCCAGACCGCCGAGCGCGGCTTGTCGGAGGCGGCGCGGGCGGCCCTGGAGTTGTGCCTGGCCCAGGGCGACCAATTGTTTGCCAAGGGTTATGTGACCGAGGACGACCTGGAGGTCTATCACGACCTCAACATGCGTTTTCACCAGGTGATTGTCGAAGGCAGCCACAACCCGGCGATCGCCGATGCCCTGGCGCGCAACGATCATCTGCCGTTCGCCTCGGTGACCGCGCTGGCGGTGGATCGCCAGGACATGGCCCGCGAATACCGACGCTTCAACTACGCCCATATGCAGCACCATTCGGTGTTCGATGCCCTGGTCAATCGCCAGGGCGCGCGGGCTGAGGCGATCATGCGCGAGCATGCCAACGCGACCTTGCGTTATGCCGAGATCTTCAGCAGCGCAGCGGCGGACGAGCGGATGAAGGTCATTCTCCGCCCCGCCTGA
- a CDS encoding PDR/VanB family oxidoreductase codes for MIDVVVVSRNDEAQDICSYELASADDRPLPGFSAGAHIDVHLPGGLIRQYSLCNHPEERHRYLIGVLKDPASRGGSLAMHEQIHPGTRLHISEPRNLFALAHEARRSLLFAGGIGITPILCMAERLAHSGADFELHYCARSSERAAFVQRLRDSSFAERVFLHFDQEPETVLDAAKVLAAPRNDVHVYVCGPGGFMQHVLDTAKAAGWREDCLHREYFAATPVDTRADGSFSVKVASSGRVFEVPADQSVVQVLESHGIDIAMSCEQGICGTCLTRVLEGVPEHRDLFLTEDEQARNDQFTPCCSRSKTPLLVLDI; via the coding sequence ATGATCGATGTGGTGGTGGTATCCCGTAACGACGAAGCCCAGGACATCTGCAGCTACGAGCTGGCCAGTGCCGATGACCGCCCGCTGCCGGGCTTCAGCGCCGGCGCGCATATCGATGTGCACCTGCCCGGCGGCTTGATCCGCCAATACTCCCTGTGCAACCACCCCGAAGAACGCCATCGCTACCTGATCGGCGTGCTCAAGGACCCGGCCTCCCGCGGCGGCTCGCTGGCCATGCACGAGCAGATCCACCCCGGCACGCGGCTGCACATCAGCGAGCCGCGCAACCTGTTTGCGTTGGCCCATGAAGCCCGGCGCAGCCTGCTGTTCGCCGGCGGCATCGGCATCACCCCGATCCTGTGCATGGCCGAACGCCTGGCCCACAGCGGCGCCGATTTCGAGCTGCATTACTGCGCCCGCTCCAGCGAGCGCGCGGCCTTTGTCCAACGCCTGCGCGATTCATCCTTCGCCGAGCGGGTGTTCCTGCATTTCGACCAGGAACCCGAGACGGTGCTGGACGCGGCCAAGGTCCTGGCCGCGCCGCGCAACGATGTTCATGTCTATGTGTGCGGCCCCGGCGGCTTTATGCAGCACGTGCTGGACACGGCCAAGGCCGCGGGCTGGCGGGAGGACTGCCTGCACCGCGAGTACTTCGCCGCCACCCCCGTCGACACCCGCGCCGACGGCAGTTTCTCGGTCAAGGTCGCCAGCAGCGGCCGGGTCTTTGAAGTGCCGGCGGACCAGAGCGTGGTACAGGTCCTGGAAAGCCATGGCATCGACATTGCCATGTCCTGCGAACAAGGGATTTGCGGCACCTGCCTGACCCGGGTACTGGAAGGTGTGCCGGAGCACCGCGACCTGTTCCTCACCGAGGACGAACAGGCGCGCAACGACCAGTTCACCCCCTGCTGCTCGCGCTCGAAAACGCCGCTGCTGGTGCTGGATATCTGA
- a CDS encoding aromatic ring-hydroxylating oxygenase subunit alpha, translating into MYPKNTWYVACTPDEIADKPLGRQICGEKMVFYRGLEGRVAAVEDFCPHRGAPLSLGYVESGNLVCGYHGLVMGCDGKTVAMPGQRVRGFPCNKTFAVVERYGFIWVWPGDQALADPALIHHLEWAVSDKWAYGGGLFHIQCDYRLMIDNLMDLTHETYVHASSIGQKEIDEAPPTTTVEGDEVVTARHMQNIMAPPFWRMALRGNGLADDVPVDRWQICRFTPPSHVLIEVGVAHAGQGGYNAPAQFKASSIVVDFITPQSDTSIWYFWGMARNFNPRDEALTASIREGQGKIFSEDLEMLERQQQNLLAHPTRNLLKLNIDAGGVQSRRVLERLIAQERAGEAQLIATATA; encoded by the coding sequence ATGTACCCCAAGAACACTTGGTACGTTGCCTGCACCCCCGATGAAATCGCCGACAAGCCCCTGGGCCGACAGATCTGCGGGGAGAAGATGGTGTTTTACCGTGGCCTGGAGGGCCGGGTCGCGGCGGTCGAGGACTTCTGCCCCCATCGCGGCGCGCCGCTGTCGTTGGGGTATGTGGAAAGCGGCAACCTGGTGTGCGGTTATCACGGGCTGGTGATGGGCTGCGATGGCAAGACCGTGGCAATGCCCGGGCAACGGGTGCGCGGCTTCCCGTGCAACAAGACCTTTGCCGTGGTCGAGCGCTACGGCTTTATCTGGGTCTGGCCCGGCGATCAGGCGTTAGCCGATCCGGCGCTGATCCATCATCTGGAATGGGCGGTCAGCGATAAGTGGGCCTACGGTGGCGGGCTGTTCCATATCCAGTGCGACTACCGGCTGATGATCGACAACCTGATGGACCTGACCCACGAAACCTACGTCCACGCCTCCAGCATCGGCCAGAAGGAAATCGACGAGGCGCCGCCGACCACCACGGTCGAAGGTGACGAGGTGGTCACCGCGCGGCATATGCAAAACATCATGGCCCCGCCGTTCTGGCGCATGGCCCTGCGCGGCAACGGCCTGGCCGACGACGTGCCGGTGGACCGCTGGCAGATCTGCCGCTTCACCCCGCCCAGCCATGTGCTGATCGAAGTCGGCGTGGCCCACGCCGGCCAGGGCGGCTACAACGCGCCGGCGCAGTTCAAGGCGTCGAGCATAGTGGTGGATTTCATCACCCCGCAGAGCGACACCTCGATCTGGTACTTCTGGGGCATGGCGCGCAACTTCAACCCACGGGACGAGGCGCTGACCGCGAGCATTCGCGAGGGCCAGGGCAAGATTTTCAGCGAAGACCTGGAGATGCTCGAACGCCAGCAACAGAACCTGCTGGCCCACCCCACGCGCAACCTGCTCAAGCTGAATATTGACGCCGGTGGCGTGCAGTCGCGGCGGGTGCTGGAGCGCCTGATCGCCCAGGAACGCGCCGGCGAAGCACAACTGATCGCCACGGCCACGGCCTGA
- a CDS encoding alpha/beta hydrolase, translated as MTQHLIRKYMPAAARAGTLCFALCSGAVVEASERGPLVIEDQGSLIAGGGVHTQPGTFDPYNPMNPNGQTYHGDHVYAFYQKPVNARPLPIVMWHGAGQSAKSWETTADGREGFQNIFLRRGFSTYLIDQPRRGDAGRSLVEATIKPVADEQLWFNQFRIGLWPETFAGSQFPPGRAAQEQFFRSMTPNTGPYDIEVVSDGVSALLEKTGPAILFTHSQGGGPGWLTAIKSRNVRAIVAFEPGSSFVFPEGEAPAPIPSAFDTVAAQVVSQAQFEALTRIPILILYGDNIPAQPVRLPAQDSWRARLEMARLWRDAVNRHGGDARLIHLPEIGIKGNSHFPFSDLNNVEIADLVSRFLAEKSLD; from the coding sequence ATGACCCAGCACCTGATCCGCAAGTACATGCCCGCCGCCGCCAGGGCGGGCACCCTCTGTTTTGCCCTGTGCAGCGGCGCGGTTGTTGAGGCGAGCGAGCGCGGTCCGCTGGTGATCGAGGATCAGGGCAGCCTGATCGCGGGCGGTGGCGTGCACACTCAGCCGGGCACCTTCGATCCCTACAACCCGATGAATCCCAATGGCCAGACCTACCACGGCGACCATGTGTATGCCTTCTACCAGAAGCCGGTTAACGCGCGCCCGCTGCCGATTGTCATGTGGCACGGCGCGGGGCAGTCGGCGAAGTCCTGGGAGACCACGGCCGATGGGCGTGAAGGTTTCCAGAACATCTTCCTGCGTCGCGGTTTCTCCACCTACCTGATCGACCAGCCGCGCCGTGGCGATGCGGGGCGTAGCCTGGTCGAAGCGACGATCAAGCCAGTGGCGGACGAGCAGCTGTGGTTCAACCAGTTCCGCATCGGCCTGTGGCCCGAGACCTTCGCGGGCAGCCAGTTCCCGCCGGGGCGGGCGGCGCAGGAGCAGTTCTTCCGTTCGATGACTCCCAACACCGGCCCTTACGACATCGAGGTGGTGTCCGATGGTGTGTCGGCGCTGCTGGAGAAGACCGGTCCGGCCATTCTGTTCACCCATTCCCAGGGGGGCGGGCCGGGCTGGCTGACGGCGATCAAGAGCCGCAACGTGCGGGCCATCGTCGCGTTCGAGCCGGGCAGCAGCTTCGTGTTTCCCGAGGGCGAGGCGCCGGCGCCGATTCCCAGCGCGTTCGACACCGTCGCCGCGCAGGTCGTGAGCCAGGCGCAGTTCGAGGCGCTGACGCGCATTCCTATCCTGATCCTCTATGGCGACAACATCCCCGCCCAGCCGGTGCGTTTGCCGGCCCAGGACAGCTGGCGCGCCCGGCTCGAGATGGCGCGCCTGTGGCGCGACGCGGTGAACCGGCATGGCGGTGACGCCAGGCTGATCCACTTGCCGGAGATCGGGATCAAGGGCAACAGCCACTTCCCGTTCTCGGATCTCAACAATGTCGAGATCGCGGACCTGGTTTCGAGGTTTCTTGCAGAGAAGTCTCTGGATTGA
- a CDS encoding alpha/beta hydrolase, with the protein MKQTLKATLMAAMVGMSAAEAADYKQNPFTLVYEGAISKNEPGKVNIHPVSYKLNGLDISANVYTPANYDPAKRYPVVVVAHPNGGVKEQVAGLYAQRLADQGYITIAADAAYQGASGGQPRSVDKPAYRIEDIHGMADFIAGYPGVDNTRLGLLGICGGGGYSLAAAQTDKRFKSIATVSLFNSGRVRRNGYNDSQLDNIQQRLQQASAARAQEAAGGEVLYSGDANLTDEQIAQLPFALYRQGYEYYWKTHAHPNSTFKYTTSSLLDLMRFDATQQIELIRQPLLMIAGSKADSLYMTEDAFAKATGTQDKELFKIDGATHIETYWVPQYVDAAISKLTAFYARTL; encoded by the coding sequence ATGAAGCAAACGCTGAAGGCCACGCTTATGGCCGCGATGGTCGGGATGTCGGCCGCCGAGGCCGCGGACTACAAGCAGAATCCGTTCACCCTGGTGTACGAGGGTGCGATTAGCAAGAACGAGCCGGGCAAGGTCAACATCCATCCGGTCAGCTACAAGCTCAATGGCCTGGACATTTCCGCCAACGTCTACACCCCGGCGAACTACGACCCGGCGAAGCGATACCCGGTCGTGGTGGTGGCGCACCCCAATGGCGGGGTCAAGGAGCAGGTCGCCGGCCTGTATGCCCAGCGCCTGGCCGACCAGGGCTACATCACCATCGCCGCGGATGCGGCCTATCAGGGCGCCAGTGGCGGCCAGCCGCGCAGCGTGGACAAGCCCGCGTACCGCATCGAGGACATCCATGGCATGGCGGATTTCATCGCCGGCTATCCCGGCGTCGATAACACGCGCCTGGGTCTGCTCGGCATCTGCGGCGGCGGTGGTTATTCGTTGGCCGCGGCGCAAACCGACAAACGCTTCAAGTCGATTGCGACGGTGAGCCTGTTCAACTCCGGGCGGGTTCGTCGTAATGGCTACAACGACTCGCAACTGGACAACATCCAGCAACGCCTGCAGCAGGCTTCGGCGGCCCGTGCCCAGGAAGCGGCCGGCGGCGAAGTGCTGTATTCGGGGGATGCCAACCTGACCGACGAACAGATCGCCCAATTGCCCTTCGCGCTGTATCGGCAGGGCTACGAGTACTACTGGAAAACCCACGCGCACCCCAACTCGACCTTCAAATACACCACCAGCAGCCTGCTGGACCTGATGCGCTTCGACGCCACCCAGCAGATCGAACTGATCCGACAGCCCTTGCTGATGATCGCCGGCAGCAAGGCCGACAGCCTCTACATGACCGAGGATGCGTTCGCCAAGGCCACCGGCACCCAGGACAAGGAGCTGTTCAAGATCGACGGCGCCACCCATATCGAAACCTACTGGGTGCCCCAGTATGTGGACGCGGCCATCAGCAAGCTGACGGCGTTCTACGCCAGGACGCTGTGA
- a CDS encoding LysR family transcriptional regulator, with the protein MTTESYDLLAIFAAVAQERSFTRAAARLGMSQPALSRAMRQLEERLGVRLLARTTRSVSPTEAGEHLLRVVSPRFEEINDELALLSKFRDKPAGKLRITAGEHSAITVLQPALEKLLPEHPDLNIEIIVDYGLTDIVAEGFDAGVRLGEQVAKDMIAVRIGPDMRMAVVGSPEYFVRYPKPKVPSDLMQHNCINLRMPTYGGIFSWEFEKKGQALKVRVEGQLVFNNIAMRLDAALKGLGLAYMPEDLVLAHVEQGRLIRVLADWCEPFSGYHLYYPSRRQSSPAFTLLRDALRYAN; encoded by the coding sequence ATGACCACTGAAAGCTACGACCTGCTCGCGATCTTCGCCGCCGTGGCCCAGGAGCGCAGCTTCACCCGCGCCGCCGCCAGGCTCGGCATGTCGCAGCCGGCCTTGAGCCGGGCCATGCGCCAATTGGAAGAACGCCTGGGCGTCAGGCTGCTGGCGCGCACCACCCGCAGCGTCTCCCCCACCGAAGCCGGCGAACACCTGCTGCGGGTGGTCTCCCCCCGGTTCGAGGAAATCAACGACGAGCTGGCCTTGCTCAGCAAGTTCCGCGACAAACCGGCGGGCAAACTGCGCATCACCGCTGGCGAGCATTCGGCGATCACGGTCCTGCAACCGGCGCTGGAGAAGCTGCTGCCCGAGCATCCCGACCTCAACATCGAGATCATCGTCGACTACGGACTGACCGATATCGTCGCGGAAGGCTTCGACGCCGGCGTGCGCCTGGGTGAGCAGGTGGCCAAGGACATGATCGCGGTGCGCATCGGCCCCGATATGCGCATGGCGGTGGTTGGCTCCCCGGAATACTTCGTCCGCTACCCCAAGCCAAAAGTGCCGAGCGACCTGATGCAGCACAACTGCATCAACCTGCGCATGCCGACCTACGGCGGCATCTTCTCCTGGGAGTTCGAGAAAAAGGGCCAGGCACTGAAGGTGCGGGTCGAGGGCCAGCTGGTGTTCAACAACATCGCCATGCGCCTGGACGCCGCCCTCAAGGGGCTGGGGCTGGCCTATATGCCGGAAGACCTGGTGCTGGCCCATGTCGAGCAGGGTCGCTTGATTCGCGTGCTGGCGGACTGGTGCGAACCCTTCTCCGGCTACCACCTCTACTACCCCAGCCGGCGCCAGAGCTCACCGGCCTTCACCCTGCTGCGCGACGCCCTGCGTTACGCGAACTGA
- a CDS encoding phytanoyl-CoA dioxygenase family protein, which yields MTDREQLHREGYVLLRQAIPAEWLGELRAVFDAGVMPSNQWPVPRGMDWRHSLLDADSTVQAVCRLPQVLAVVGELIGERFFLSQVEGREPLAGGGHQQLHRDLSAQRPGDIANALAFFDDYGPGNGATRIVPGSHRPGPGEPPLDFTDESRSVQLSGSAGDILVFDVDLLHAGCLNPSGARRRSLLISYFSEPLYASHLKTLGLRNIRMDTSERFDPADFALDRV from the coding sequence ATGACCGACCGCGAGCAACTCCATCGAGAGGGTTATGTGCTGCTGCGCCAAGCGATCCCGGCCGAGTGGCTGGGTGAGCTGCGTGCCGTGTTCGACGCAGGCGTGATGCCGTCGAACCAATGGCCTGTGCCCCGTGGCATGGACTGGCGCCATTCGCTGCTGGACGCGGATTCGACGGTTCAGGCGGTGTGTCGCCTGCCGCAGGTGCTGGCGGTGGTGGGCGAGTTGATCGGGGAACGCTTCTTCCTCTCCCAGGTGGAAGGTCGCGAGCCCCTAGCCGGTGGCGGCCATCAGCAACTGCACCGCGACCTGTCGGCCCAGCGGCCAGGCGACATAGCCAACGCCCTGGCTTTTTTCGACGACTATGGCCCCGGGAACGGCGCCACCCGAATCGTCCCCGGCAGCCATCGCCCCGGGCCGGGAGAGCCGCCATTGGACTTCACCGACGAGTCGCGGTCCGTGCAGCTTTCAGGCTCCGCCGGGGACATCCTGGTGTTCGATGTCGATCTGCTGCACGCGGGCTGCCTGAACCCGAGCGGCGCACGCCGTCGCTCGCTCCTGATCAGCTATTTTTCCGAACCGCTCTATGCCTCGCACCTGAAAACCCTGGGCCTGCGCAATATCCGGATGGACACGAGCGAGCGCTTCGATCCGGCGGACTTTGCCCTCGACCGGGTCTAG
- a CDS encoding NAD(P)/FAD-dependent oxidoreductase, with translation MGNAVNKRVVVIGAGIVGASLAYHLAGRGAKVILVEAEDIASGVTGRSFAWINTAHDGPDPIASLRGAAIQEYRRLETELPGLKVRWTGALSYGTNPSEALHASGHPPSATQLSRSQILDLEPNLKHPPQQAMYAAEEGALDAVQATQALIAGAQAHGAQVLTQTRVLGFTTQGARVTGVATARGRIEADVVVLAAGTGIKQLTELLNLPLPIAASPAILIRYASPPDLVRTLISSPEMEVRQGPDGTLLAAEDYLDDALENQPAAIALRTAQAIRNELHGVASIELESACVGLRPMPVDGTPIIGYLPDIGDVYVCAMHPGVTLAAIVGRLASEEIIDDTASPALALCRPGRFFQA, from the coding sequence ATGGGGAACGCGGTAAACAAACGCGTCGTGGTCATTGGCGCAGGCATAGTGGGCGCGTCCCTGGCGTATCACCTGGCGGGCAGAGGCGCGAAGGTCATTCTGGTGGAGGCTGAAGACATAGCGTCCGGGGTGACGGGACGCTCATTCGCCTGGATCAACACCGCCCACGACGGGCCCGATCCCATCGCCTCATTGCGCGGTGCGGCGATCCAGGAATACCGCCGGCTCGAAACCGAGCTGCCTGGCCTGAAGGTGCGCTGGACCGGTGCCCTGTCTTACGGCACAAACCCGAGTGAAGCGCTGCACGCCTCGGGCCACCCGCCTTCGGCAACCCAGCTGTCGCGCTCACAGATCCTCGACCTCGAGCCAAACCTCAAGCATCCCCCGCAGCAGGCCATGTACGCCGCCGAAGAAGGCGCGCTGGACGCCGTGCAAGCAACCCAGGCGTTGATCGCCGGCGCCCAGGCTCATGGCGCGCAGGTGCTCACCCAGACGCGGGTGCTCGGCTTTACCACCCAGGGTGCGCGGGTGACGGGCGTCGCAACCGCAAGGGGCCGTATCGAGGCCGACGTTGTCGTGCTGGCCGCCGGGACGGGTATCAAGCAGCTGACCGAGCTGCTGAACCTGCCCCTGCCAATAGCGGCCTCCCCGGCCATATTGATCCGCTACGCCTCACCACCCGACCTCGTGCGCACTCTTATCTCCAGCCCGGAAATGGAAGTGCGGCAAGGCCCGGACGGCACGCTGCTGGCGGCGGAAGACTACCTGGACGACGCGTTGGAAAACCAGCCAGCCGCGATAGCGCTGCGCACCGCCCAGGCCATCCGGAACGAGCTCCACGGGGTTGCGTCCATCGAGCTGGAGTCGGCCTGTGTCGGGCTCAGGCCCATGCCGGTCGATGGCACGCCCATCATCGGCTATCTGCCCGATATCGGCGATGTGTATGTGTGTGCGATGCACCCTGGCGTCACGCTGGCGGCGATAGTCGGCCGCCTGGCCAGCGAGGAGATCATCGACGACACGGCATCCCCTGCCCTTGCCCTCTGCCGTCCCGGGCGATTTTTCCAGGCATAG
- a CDS encoding GFA family protein, with the protein MTDTFQGCCLCGAVKYQLSSRPKALSHCHCSQCRKSHGAAFASYGSVLRSDLRIVQGAGSLQSYRSSETVLRQFCGQCGSSLFWSRGQGEYADWISIALGTLDTPFTADKQKHIQVAFKASWYEIQDNWPQEP; encoded by the coding sequence ATGACTGACACCTTCCAGGGCTGCTGCCTTTGCGGTGCCGTCAAATACCAGCTCTCGTCGCGCCCCAAGGCACTTTCCCACTGCCATTGCAGCCAGTGCCGGAAAAGCCATGGAGCGGCATTCGCCAGCTATGGCAGTGTGTTGCGCAGCGATCTGCGCATCGTGCAGGGTGCCGGGAGCCTCCAGTCCTATCGATCGTCCGAAACGGTGTTGCGCCAGTTTTGCGGCCAGTGCGGTTCGTCGCTGTTCTGGTCCAGAGGCCAGGGCGAATACGCCGACTGGATCTCGATCGCCCTGGGCACTCTGGATACACCCTTCACCGCGGATAAACAGAAACACATTCAGGTGGCGTTCAAGGCTTCGTGGTACGAAATCCAGGACAATTGGCCGCAAGAACCATGA
- a CDS encoding P-loop NTPase family protein yields MQRIVILGNAGSGKSTLARALGKRRNLPVVHLDTLFWEPGWVEPDAEQFRERVRAALAPAAWVCEGNYARRTFDLRLPRADLIIWLDTPRLTCFTRVIIRSIMNRPRPDLAAGCTEKLDRAFLTFLRFVWTFDRGYRPGIEAVRLAIGPQIPTLHLRGRRQIAAFLDSLPATPEACLE; encoded by the coding sequence ATGCAACGGATTGTAATTCTGGGTAATGCCGGGAGCGGCAAATCCACCCTCGCCCGTGCCCTCGGCAAGCGCCGGAACCTGCCTGTGGTCCACCTGGACACGCTGTTCTGGGAGCCCGGTTGGGTCGAACCCGACGCCGAGCAGTTCCGCGAACGGGTCCGCGCGGCGCTAGCACCGGCTGCCTGGGTGTGTGAAGGCAACTATGCCCGGCGGACCTTCGACCTTCGCCTGCCCCGTGCCGATCTGATCATCTGGCTCGATACGCCACGGCTCACCTGTTTCACCCGGGTGATCATACGCAGCATCATGAACCGTCCCCGGCCTGACCTTGCCGCAGGCTGCACGGAAAAGCTCGATCGGGCATTCCTGACCTTCCTGCGCTTCGTATGGACTTTCGATCGCGGCTACCGCCCGGGTATCGAGGCGGTACGCCTGGCCATAGGTCCGCAGATTCCCACGCTGCACTTGCGCGGCCGCCGGCAGATTGCCGCGTTTCTCGATAGCCTGCCGGCGACACCTGAAGCCTGCCTGGAGTGA
- a CDS encoding cupin domain-containing protein, whose amino-acid sequence MSNEQVAPETKGVAVQVLATIDLGPEIEGMAGRQLRMRLVTIEPGGVFGPIHNHKDRPGVVYILEGTITDHREGGDTDYGPGVGWPEDRDTTHWLENKGPIPAREISVDIIRQE is encoded by the coding sequence ATGAGCAATGAACAGGTGGCACCGGAAACCAAAGGGGTTGCAGTGCAGGTACTGGCAACCATTGACCTGGGTCCCGAAATCGAGGGCATGGCCGGGCGCCAACTCAGAATGCGCCTGGTGACCATCGAGCCTGGAGGCGTATTCGGGCCGATCCACAACCATAAAGACCGGCCAGGCGTCGTCTACATACTGGAAGGCACCATCACTGACCATCGCGAGGGCGGCGACACGGACTATGGCCCGGGAGTGGGGTGGCCCGAGGACCGGGACACCACGCACTGGCTTGAGAACAAAGGGCCGATTCCGGCGCGGGAGATCTCGGTCGATATTATCCGGCAAGAGTGA
- a CDS encoding MaoC family dehydratase — protein sequence MKSFRQRAAEGLQAGDRFTLSRCFSEANIQGFATLSRDYNPVHFDAEFAAARRFRAPVSHGLLTASLLTEIGGQIGWLASAMSFQFKQPVYAGDTITCHWVIQALDEQGRATAAISMTNEDGITVLEGQTSGLVPGPKERAILMRMLAEGDPSNGAAGAGE from the coding sequence ATGAAAAGCTTCCGACAGCGCGCCGCCGAAGGGCTTCAGGCAGGCGACCGCTTCACCCTCTCCCGCTGTTTTTCAGAGGCGAATATCCAGGGCTTCGCCACGCTGTCCCGCGACTACAACCCGGTGCATTTCGATGCCGAGTTCGCCGCGGCCCGGCGCTTCAGGGCGCCGGTTTCCCATGGCCTGCTGACCGCCAGCCTGCTCACCGAAATCGGCGGGCAGATCGGCTGGCTGGCCTCGGCCATGAGCTTCCAGTTCAAGCAGCCGGTGTACGCCGGCGACACCATCACCTGCCACTGGGTCATCCAGGCGCTTGACGAACAAGGCCGGGCTACGGCGGCCATCAGCATGACCAACGAAGACGGCATCACCGTCCTGGAAGGCCAGACCAGCGGCCTGGTGCCAGGGCCGAAGGAGCGGGCAATCCTGATGCGCATGCTGGCCGAGGGCGACCCGAGCAATGGCGCGGCGGGTGCGGGGGAATGA
- a CDS encoding LysE family translocator, with amino-acid sequence MSLSIFAAFWAVSFLFVITPGADWAYAISAGLFGRVVIPAVAGLLIGHLLATLIVATGVGGLIASNPLALSLLTLGGAGYLLWLGINMLRNPSVPRAGEAQASASWARWTLKGACVSGLNPKVFLLFLALLPQFTDPLAAWPVPLQIVALGLLHAFSCAVIYLLVGFASRAVLQTRPVAAQAVSRLSGALMIIIAVLLFVEQILR; translated from the coding sequence ATGAGCCTGAGTATTTTCGCGGCGTTCTGGGCAGTGTCGTTTCTATTTGTGATCACCCCCGGGGCGGATTGGGCCTACGCGATATCGGCCGGCCTGTTCGGGCGAGTGGTGATACCCGCGGTGGCCGGCCTGTTGATCGGGCATCTGCTGGCGACGCTGATAGTGGCCACCGGGGTCGGCGGGCTGATCGCCAGCAATCCCCTGGCCCTCTCGCTGCTGACCCTTGGCGGGGCTGGCTATCTGCTCTGGCTGGGGATCAATATGCTGCGCAACCCGTCCGTGCCCCGCGCCGGGGAGGCCCAAGCCTCTGCGTCCTGGGCTCGCTGGACCCTCAAGGGGGCCTGCGTCAGTGGCCTCAACCCCAAGGTGTTCCTGCTGTTCCTGGCCTTGCTGCCACAATTCACCGACCCGCTGGCCGCCTGGCCGGTGCCGCTGCAAATCGTCGCGCTGGGGCTGCTGCATGCCTTCAGCTGCGCGGTGATCTACCTGCTGGTGGGCTTTGCTTCCCGCGCCGTGTTGCAGACGCGCCCGGTGGCCGCGCAAGCGGTCAGCCGGCTCTCGGGGGCGCTGATGATCATCATCGCGGTGCTGCTGTTCGTCGAGCAGATCCTGCGCTGA
- a CDS encoding Lrp/AsnC family transcriptional regulator → MDRIDQKILAELQADGRLSVTELAERVGLSLSPCHRRVRALEESGVIQGYRAQLSPSALGLTFSAMVFATLREGDHQAVAAFEAALLPIPQVVEAQRLFGEPDYLLHVITRDLPAFQQLYDDRLSKLPNVQRLTSTLVMKRVIQDRSLPL, encoded by the coding sequence ATGGACAGAATTGATCAGAAGATTCTTGCCGAGCTGCAGGCGGACGGGCGTTTGTCGGTGACCGAGCTGGCGGAACGGGTCGGCCTCAGCCTGTCGCCGTGCCATCGTCGCGTGCGGGCGCTGGAGGAGTCGGGGGTGATCCAGGGCTATCGCGCCCAGTTGTCGCCCAGCGCCCTGGGCCTGACGTTTTCGGCGATGGTCTTTGCCACGCTGCGTGAGGGCGATCACCAGGCGGTGGCCGCCTTCGAAGCGGCGCTGCTGCCGATCCCGCAGGTCGTCGAGGCGCAACGGCTGTTTGGCGAGCCGGATTACCTGCTGCACGTCATCACCCGCGACCTGCCGGCCTTCCAGCAGCTTTACGATGATCGCCTGTCCAAGCTGCCCAACGTCCAGCGCCTGACCTCGACCCTGGTGATGAAACGGGTGATTCAGGACCGCTCGCTGCCGTTGTGA